The Streptomyces cathayae DNA segment GAGGCCCGGCTGGACGAGCTGGCCGTCGGCACCGGTAGCGGCGACGAGGCCGAGGCCAGCCGTGACGGCCTGGCCGACGTGGCCCGGCACGAGGAGACCGCCCGGCTGCGCGCCGAATGGAACACCGCGTACTGGAGTTCCTTCCCCGACTGGGAGCACCGCGTCATCACGGGCCCCCGGCCGCGCCTGTACGACTGCTTCAACGTCTCCGACGCGATGGTCTCCGACATCTCCAGTGTCGTCTCCGACTTCATCGCCAGCGGCAAGCCGTACGCGGTGACCGACTCCGCCGGGCTGGGGGCGGAGGAGTTCAAGCGGCAGAACACGGCGGTGCGCGCCGCGGTGATCCTCTCCCGCGACGCGGCCGGACTCGACGAGCTGCTCGCCGCCGTCCGGGAGCCGGAGAGCGATCCGCTGGCCGCGGAGCGGGTCGAGCTCAAGCGCTACCTGCTGGGCCCGGACGAGCCGAAGTCCATCGACCAGTTCAACGCCGCGGTGGGCCGACTCGCCCGGAAGGCCGAGACGCGCAACCTCGGCCAGGAGTCCCGGACCGCGGTCGGCGGACCGGACGTGGAGCCGGCGGACGCGCTGCCCGCGCGGGCGGCGTCGGTGACCGGCGAGACGGAGGGTGCCGGAGCGGGCTGACCCGCTCCGGACACCCGTCCGGCACACGCAGGCTCGGCCCCCGAGGAGTTGCTCCTCGGGGGCCGAGCCTTTCGCGTCGGCCTACGACCGCCCCGACTCTCTTGTGACATGGGTCACTTGAGGGGGTGTTCGAGGCAACCCCTTTCCTCGAACACTCGTCTAGCGAGTAGCGAATGAGGAGATGCGAGGGGAATGTCCCGCAGCAAGGGGGGGAACGCGGCCGTGGCGCAGCCTGAGGTCACCGTGGTCATCGGGGCGTACGAGGCGATGCCGTATCTGGTCGAGTGCCTCGCCTCGCTGGAGGCGCAGACCATCGCCCCGGAGCGCATCGAGGTCATCGCGGTCGACGACGGCTCGACGGACGGCACGGGGGAGTGCCTGGAGGAGTTCGCGGGCCGGGCGCCCATGCCGGTCACCGTGATCCGGCAGGCGAACTCGGGCGGTCCCAGCGGCCCGCGCAACATCGGCCTGGACCGGGCCACCGGGCGCTACCGAACGCTTGCCCAGTGCTCCGCCCTTCAGGGTGGAGGTGTAGGGCATCCTGCCCGTAGTGGCCCGAAGGGGCGCGGCGGCATGGCTAAGATCGCCTTGTCCGACGACGGAGTTGTCGGACCTACCGCCGGACGGGCGGGAAGTCAAGCCTGCGGAGGCCGTGTAAGACCGACCCTCGCCGGTCGGCAGTGGCCTGTGAAACAGGAACCCGAGGTGGTACCGCGAAGCGGTACCGACCGGAATCTCCTGCCCTCGGGCAGGAGAGGACGTCAAGTCTTCTTCCTGGACGCCGACGACCGGCTCGGGCACGAGGCCCTGCAGCGGATGGTGGCCATGGCCGACCGGGCCGGCACCGATGTGGTCCTCGGCCGGGTCGAAGGCGTCAACCGGGGTGCCCCGAAGTCCATGTGGGGCCGCACTCTGGAGCGTACGGACGTCCACTCCTCCCCCATCAAGTACACGCTCAGCGCGCAGAAGCTGTTCCGCCGCGCGTTACTCGTCCGGCACGGCATACGGTTCGACGAGTCGCTGTTCACCGGCGAGGACGCGCTGTTCACCATGGAGGCGTACCTCAGGGCGAACGGCGTCTCCGTGATCGCCGATCACACCTGCTACTACCTGGTGGGCCGCGACGACGGCAGGCACGTGACCAAGAGCGGGAGTCACACCCTGCGCTTCGAGTCGGCCCGCCGCTTGGCGGACCTGATCGCCGCCCTCGTCCCCGCGGGCCCCCGGCGCGACCGGCTCATGCTGCGGCCCTTCACCGTCACCCTGCTCCCGCAGTTCGGCCCCCGGTTCCTCAAGGACAGCGACCGGGTGCGGCGGCACAAGCTGGAACTGGCGAAGCCCCTGATGGACGCCCACTGGAGCGAGGACGTCGCCCGGCACCTGAAGGTCGAGGAACGGCTGAGACTGCACCTGGTGGCCGAACAGCGGCTCGAACTCCTCACCGACGCAGTGAAGTTCACAGCGGAGAGGAAGCAGGCGCCGGCTCTGCTGGAGCGGCGGGGCCGACGCGTCTACCTCGTGTATCCGCACTTCCGTGACCGCGCGGCGGGCGTCCCCGACTCCGTCTACCTCGCCTCGCCCCGGGAGGCCCGCGCCTTCCCCGGCTACCGCGAGGGCGGCACGGCCACCGTCCTGCGCCGCGCCGCCCGCCGGGCCCGCCACCTGCTGACCTCGCCCGGGAGGCCCGCCCCGGAGCCGAAGACCCCGGCGGCGGCATGACACCTCTACCCCTGACCGCCCCGGGCTCCGGTGTCGGCTCCGGCCTCGGCCCCGGTTCCGGTTCCCGGGTCGGTGTCGGGGTTCTGACGCGGGGAGGGGAGCAGGGCCTCCTGGGGGATGGAGGACATGCGAGTCCTGTGGTGCAGCGCGGTCGTGGACAGGGCGTGCAGGGCGGCGTTGCAGCGCTCCTGGGCCGTCGGCTCGTCGGGGCCCAGCAGCCTCAGCTTCAACTCCGCTCGGGCATCCGCCAGTTCGTCCTTCTCCGGGTGCCGGACCGACTCCAGCAGGGCCGGCACCCCGCCCGCGTCCGGGGTCAGTACGGTCGCCGCGGCCACCGTCGGGAACTCCGCTCGGAACGCCTCCTCGGACAGCCCGCCGGTGTTCGCCACCGCGTACGGCTTGCCGCTGGCCAGGAAGTCGCTGATGACGCTCGACACATCGCTGATCAGCAGGTCGGCGACGTCGAAGCAGGCGTACAGGGCGGGCCGTACGTCGATGACGATCTGGTGCTCCCCCTCCGGAAGCGACGCCCAGTACGCCTCCTCCCAGGCCGCCGTGACCCTGCTCACCGCTTCGGCCCGGCCCGAGGGCGGGGCGGACTGCGCCAGCATCCGCTCGACCTGGTCGGCGTCCGGACGGACCCCGGCCGCCGTGAGCCGGTCGAGCTCCGCGGTGAGCCGGTCCAGTTCCGCGACGGACCGGGTGGGCCGGGCGGAGCCCGCGGACCGCTCCCGGTTCGCCGCCCGGATCAGCTCCCGGATGCGCTGGTCGGCGGCGCCCGCCCGCGGATCCACCGAGCCGGTCAGCGGGTGCGGCTTGTACAGCAGCCGTACGCCCGGGTCCGCGAGCAGCGCCCGTACGAGGTTCTCCCCGGCCGCGAGCACCGAGGTGTTGCCCGGGTTGCCGTCCCAGCCCTCCCAGGTCGGCGCGTACAGCACCGTGGTGTACGGACCGGTGGGCGGGCCCGCGTACGGGTGCACGGCGTCCAGCTGGGGGCGGCCGATCTCCACCACGTCCTTGTCCTCGACCCCCACCTCGGCCCGCGCGTACCGCTCGCGCGCCTCGGGACCGGCCACCCACACCTCGTCGTAGGCCTTCGCGTACGGGTTGCAGGACGACAGCTTGTCGCTCTCGCCGTGGTTGACGAAGGCGTGCTTGATCGTGGGGATGCGCAGCACCTGCGAGGTCTTGCCGGAGTTCGACGGGTGGATGAGGACCCGCAGCGAGGACTGCTCGAGCCGCATCAGGGTGGCCACCTTCGGCAGGCACACGACCGGGATGTCGGTCGCCGCGATCTTCGCCACCATGAACCGCTCACGCAGGATGATCACCGGTCGACCCTCGAGCCTGCTCATCGTCTCCAGCCACATGTTCGCCTGGTAGGCGGAGGAGGCCCCGCCGGAGAAGTACAGGCCGACCGTGGGCCGGTAGTCCTCCAGCCAGGCGTCGAACCAGTCGATTACCTCCTGTTCGCCCGCCGGCCGCCGGGAGGGCAGCAGGCGCAGCAGCAGTGCGCCCAGGCCCGCCGCCGCGAGCACCAGCGACAACGCGATCCCGGCCACCGCGGGCAGGGAGGTCCGGGTCACCGCCGTCGCGGCCAGGCCGGCCGTCGCGGGCAGGCCGAGGAGCAGCAGCCGACGGCCGGGGTGGCGCAGCAGCGTGGCCGGGGCGCGGGTCAGGCGCAGGGCCGAGGCGTCGATGTTCCGGGTCACCACGGGCAGCGTGCGGGTGCGGCGGACCAGCACGGAGACCGCCTGGATCGCGCAGTGCAGCGCGTAGAAGGCGAGCAGGCCGACGACGAGCCACGCGTACCGCGGCTCCCCGCCCTGCCCGGCGAGTTGCAGCAGGCCCACCACCAGCAGCAGGTCCCGCAGCACATGGCGGACGGTGATGTCCGCGTGCGCCTTGGCGAGCATCGACAGCAAGCCGGGCTGCCACCGGTACAGGGCACCCTCGACCGCCAGGGACGCGGCGGTCGCGCCGAGCAGCAGCGGGGCGCTCGGGAGCAGGGCTCCGGCGGCCTGCGCCGCGGTGGCTGCCAGCAGAGTGGTGGCGACGAGGACCCTCAGCGCGGCCTGTCGGTGAGGAAGCCCTGCCGTGAACCATCGGTGGGGGAGAGGTACGTGCACTGCGGACACTCCAAAGTCGTCACACGAGGACGTGTGGAGATTAACGTGCACCGACCTGTGGGCGACACGGGCGTGTCCGCCTGCCGTTCCGGCCGTGAACTGTTATGTCCCGTTGCCGCTCCCGTCGGTCGGGGGAAATGCGGGCGTACCCTTCCAATAGGCCGGGGTGACCTGCGCGCTGATCTCATTTCGGTCCGGCCGGGGACGATATCCCGGCCGACCGCTCGGACCGTGGGCGATGAGTGAA contains these protein-coding regions:
- a CDS encoding glycosyltransferase family 2 protein, whose protein sequence is MSRSKGGNAAVAQPEVTVVIGAYEAMPYLVECLASLEAQTIAPERIEVIAVDDGSTDGTGECLEEFAGRAPMPVTVIRQANSGGPSGPRNIGLDRATGRYRTLAQCSALQGGGVGHPARSGPKGRGGMAKIALSDDGVVGPTAGRAGSQACGGRVRPTLAGRQWPVKQEPEVVPRSGTDRNLLPSGRRGRQVFFLDADDRLGHEALQRMVAMADRAGTDVVLGRVEGVNRGAPKSMWGRTLERTDVHSSPIKYTLSAQKLFRRALLVRHGIRFDESLFTGEDALFTMEAYLRANGVSVIADHTCYYLVGRDDGRHVTKSGSHTLRFESARRLADLIAALVPAGPRRDRLMLRPFTVTLLPQFGPRFLKDSDRVRRHKLELAKPLMDAHWSEDVARHLKVEERLRLHLVAEQRLELLTDAVKFTAERKQAPALLERRGRRVYLVYPHFRDRAAGVPDSVYLASPREARAFPGYREGGTATVLRRAARRARHLLTSPGRPAPEPKTPAAA